The Deltaproteobacteria bacterium genome includes the window TGAAAACCCTGCGGCGGATTTTGGGCCTTGGCTGATTCGGGCTTGGTGTGTTCGTGAGAGAAAGGGCGACCAATGGTCGCCCTTTTTTTTGGGGCGCCATTGAAGGTCTGGTCTTCCGGGAAGAGGCAGGATAGGCCCTGGCCCCCAGGGATACCCATGGACCGGGACCCGATGCACATCAATCAGGGGATTGTCTTCATGACGCGTTTTGTTGTTCGAGGGTTGTGGTTCGCGGTGATGTTCGTGGCCCTGTCCGGTTCGTGTTGGGCCTGGACGGCCAAGGTCGTGGGTATTTCCGATGGCGACACCCTCACGGTCCTGCGTTCCGGTCGGGAGCAGGTCAAGATCCGGCTTTATGGCATCGACGCCCCGGAGTCGGATCAGCCCCATGGGCAGGCGTCGCGCAAGCATCTTTCGTCCTTGGTGTTTGGGAAGAACGTGGATGTCTTGGTGGTGTCCACGGATCGTTATGGCCGGACCGTGGCCCGCATTCATGTCAAGGGCAGGGATGTGAACGCGGCCCAGATTCAGGACGGATACGCCTGGTTGTACCGGGCTTATTGCAAGACGCGGATTTGCACCGCATGGGCCGTGCTCGAGTCCCGGGCCCGGGCGGATCGAAAGGGATTGTGGGCGGACGACGAGCCGGTCGCGCCCTGGAAATGGCGCAAGGCTGGCAAGAAAGCCCGTTCCTGGATCGACGATCTCATCGAACTGGAGCGTTTGGCGCGGCGCATTCTGCGCTTGATTTCTTCGTGGTAGGCTTGATGCACGCGAATAAGCAAAGCGGCCCGTCACCGGGCCGCTTTGCTTATTTTCAGGGTGAAACATTTTTTTGAAAAGACGTGGACGACTTGGCCGCGAATTTTCGCGACGGTGAAAAATCCCCCCGCTTATCGCGAGCGACCGCCGGGCGCGCGGCACCGGAACACCCGGTCCGGACGGACCCGCTTTTCCCCGAATGCCGAAGCCGTGGCTGGGGGCTTTAGTTGTATTCGTTCATGGCCGCATCGGCGTACGCATCCTCGAGCACCTTGCGCAGCCGGAAAGCACCTTCGATCATTGGCGCCAGCTTGGGCAGCCCGTCGATCTTGTCCACGTAGCTGAAGGCGCCCATGACCTCGGCCAGGCGCCGGGTCTCGTCGCTGCCGTGGCCGGTGAAGAGCACGACCTGGATTTTGGCGTTGATCTCCTTGATCCGCTTCAGGGTTTCGATGCCGTCGATACCGGGCATTTCGATGTCCAGAACCACGACATCATAGCTTTTCTTCTTGATCATGCCCAGGGCCTCGTCGCCGGAATGGGCGATGTCCGGGGTGACGCCATACAGAATGTTGAGGCGGTCGGCGAGGATGCGGCACAGGTCCTGTTCGTCGTCCACGATCAATAGTTTCATCTTGTTCATTGAAGCCTCCTTGGTCAGCACTGGTCAGGCCAGATGCTTGTCGTTGTGTGCGGTGCGTGCCGCCGTGTCCAGAGGAACGCGGATCGTGAATTCCGACCCGGCTCCGGGCGTGGCGCGCACGGAAATTTCTCCTCCCATGGCCTCGACAATACCATGGCAGATGGCCAGCCCCAGTCCAATGCCCTTGCCCACCTCCTTGGTGGAAAAGAACGGTTCGAAAATCTTGGGCAGCACATGGGCCTCGATCCCGCAGCCCGTGTCGGCAACGCTCACGAGCACGGCGTCCTTGTCCAGCGTGGCCGAGATGCGCAATTCCCCCCCCTCGTGCTCCATGGCGTCCAGGGCATTGTCGACAAGGTTGGACAAAACCTGTTCCCATTCGGAGCGCGGCGAACCCAGCTTGGGGAGATCCGGCGGCATGTCCACCACGGCGCGGACGGACAGTCCCTCCAACCGGGCCTGACGCTCCTTCAGGACGGCCCGGACCAGTTCGGCCAGATCCGTGTCCGCGACCCTGGTGTCCAGCGAACAGCGCAACGTCAGGAGTTTGGCCGTGATGGCCTTGCAGCGCCTTGCCTGTTCCTGAATCCGCTTCACGGCCGCGCGTAGCTCGGCATGGTGCGGATTGTCGCGGAGATCGGGCTCGTCGAGCAGATCCGAGATCCATCCGGCCTCGTTGAGCATGACGTGCATGGGGTTGTTGATTTCATGTCCCACGCCCTTGGCCATCTCGCCCAGGGCGGCCAATTTGGCGGTTTCGGCCATGCGCTGCCGGGCCAGACGTTCCGCCCGGCGTTCGTCGGCCTCGCCAATGGCGCCCAGGACCTCGTCGATGTCCGCCGGTTTGAGCAAATAGTCCCTGGCGCCGAGTTTCATGCCGGCCACGGCCGTGGTCAGGGCGGAATCGGCCGTGAGCAGGACGACTTCGGTGCGCGGGCTTTGGGCCTTGATGCGCTCCAGGGTTTCCAGGCCGTTCATGCCGGGCATGTTGATGTCCAGCAGGACCACTTCCGGTCGGTGTTCCCGGACCATCTCCAGGGCCTGGGTTCCGTTGTAGGCGGCCTGGGCCTGCACGCCCCTGGCCGCGAGACGTTCGGTCAGGACATCGGCGAAATCCCGCTCGTCATCGACAACCAACACGCTGACCATGGAATCCTCAATCCCGCTTGAGGACGGATTTGATGCTCGACAACAGCGTGTCGATTTCCAGGGGCTTGCTCAGAAACAGGCTCGCGCCCAGATCCATGCACATGGCCAGATCCTGTTCCGAGCCGTGGCCGCTCAGGATGATCACCGGCAGGTCCGACCACCGCGCCTGGATATGACGGAGGACTTCCGCGCCGCTCATGCCCGGCATGCGCAGATCCAGGATCACGATGTCCGGCTTTTCGGCCTCGATCAGGTCCAGCCCGGCCTGGCCGTTCAGGGCCACCCTGGGGACGAACCCCCGAAGCTCCATGCGTTCGGCCAGCGTGGTCACGAACGCTTCCTCGTCGTCGATGAGCAGTACGTTGATGGGCTCCATGGCAACGTCCTAGGTCAATGCCGGAAATACAAGGTTCAGTTCCCGTCCCTGGAGGACAACCCTGTCCGGGCCGAGCAAAAGACGCGGATGGTCCAGGGCCGCCACATCCGGGGCCGCGGCGGCCGGAGCCGTGACGCGGACGATGCGATCGGAGCCGGCCTTGGCCACGGTCACGGCGACGGCCTGGTTGTGCGTCGGTCCGCTCGTCGCCCAGTACAGTCCGTGGTACACGGACATGAGTACGTTCAGGGCGCCGGTGCGCACGGGCTGGGCCTCTGTCGGTGGCGTGAACGCGACCTCGCTGCCCCGCAGTCGGGCCATGCGTTCCGAGAGTTGGACGCCGATGGTGGAATACACGGCCAGGTCGCAGCTTTCGAGCAGATCGTCGTCCGGAGCATGGGCCAGGCGGCTCGTGGCATGAAGCAGGGACTTGCCACGGTGGACCTGGGAAAAAATGTGTCCCAGCGTGCTTTCCATCTTGGGGCGGTGCTTGAAGTCAACCTTGGCGTTGACTTTCAGAATGTCGCCCAGAAGTCCGGCCGATTCATGGATAATGGCCAGGATGTTCTGCATCTCGTGCATGCTCTGGGCCGTGATCAGGCCCATGAATTTGGCGTCTCGGGAAATTTCAGGCACGTCGTGTTCCTTGTCCGGCGTGGACGGCTTCGTTCATGGTCTGAATGAGCTCTTCCAGGTCCAGGGGCTTCATCAGATAGGCAAAGGCGCCGTGACGCATGCCCTCGATCCCGTCGCGGGTCTTGCCCTGGCCGGTGAGCAGAATGACCTGGACGGCCGGATGCTCCTCGCGAACCCGTTGCAGGACTTCGATTCCCTTCATGCCCGGCATCATCATGTCCAAAACCATGATCCGGGGCTC containing:
- a CDS encoding response regulator, which codes for MEPINVLLIDDEEAFVTTLAERMELRGFVPRVALNGQAGLDLIEAEKPDIVILDLRMPGMSGAEVLRHIQARWSDLPVIILSGHGSEQDLAMCMDLGASLFLSKPLEIDTLLSSIKSVLKRD
- a CDS encoding response regulator, with translation MDTKDWNVLLVDDEVDFITTLAERLELRGIDARVTHDGQSALKAVAENEPRIMVLDMMMPGMKGIEVLQRVREEHPAVQVILLTGQGKTRDGIEGMRHGAFAYLMKPLDLEELIQTMNEAVHAGQGTRRA
- a CDS encoding response regulator; its protein translation is MNKMKLLIVDDEQDLCRILADRLNILYGVTPDIAHSGDEALGMIKKKSYDVVVLDIEMPGIDGIETLKRIKEINAKIQVVLFTGHGSDETRRLAEVMGAFSYVDKIDGLPKLAPMIEGAFRLRKVLEDAYADAAMNEYN
- a CDS encoding hybrid sensor histidine kinase/response regulator produces the protein MVSVLVVDDERDFADVLTERLAARGVQAQAAYNGTQALEMVREHRPEVVLLDINMPGMNGLETLERIKAQSPRTEVVLLTADSALTTAVAGMKLGARDYLLKPADIDEVLGAIGEADERRAERLARQRMAETAKLAALGEMAKGVGHEINNPMHVMLNEAGWISDLLDEPDLRDNPHHAELRAAVKRIQEQARRCKAITAKLLTLRCSLDTRVADTDLAELVRAVLKERQARLEGLSVRAVVDMPPDLPKLGSPRSEWEQVLSNLVDNALDAMEHEGGELRISATLDKDAVLVSVADTGCGIEAHVLPKIFEPFFSTKEVGKGIGLGLAICHGIVEAMGGEISVRATPGAGSEFTIRVPLDTAARTAHNDKHLA